In Mycolicibacterium lutetiense, the sequence ACAGCGCCCCGCACGGGACATAGGAGCGGAACCGCCGGCAAAACGTTGAGCCCCAGATATCAGTCGTAGATGACGTCGAGCCCCCGCCGCCGAAGATCGGCCAAGGTGTCCCGCATGCCTTGCAGCTGCTCGGGTGAATGGCCTACCCAGTCGGTGATCTCCCCGACGATTCGCACCGGCTCACGGGTTCGGTAGGAGCGGGTCGGGTTGCCGGGAAGCTTCTTGTCGGTGACGTTCGGATCGTCCTCCAGCGCACCCTCGGGTTCGACGATGTAGATGCGGCCCCGCCCCTCACCGACGGCCATCTCGGCTCCCCACACCGCGGCATCCAACGTGCGGGTGACGTACACGTGGTTCATGATCCGGCCCGCTTCGTAATTCGATTCGCGTCCGGGCACCAGGCGATCACCCACCGCCAGGTCAGCCTTGGTGCCATGCAGCAGCGCACCCGACTCGTGCACTTCGAACGGTTTCGGCGTACTCGTCACAATCTCCCCCATCTGGTCACGGACCGACAGATTGTGCAGCACGACAGGGGCCTTGCCACAAGCCCCACCCCCGGCCGTATATTGAGAATGGGAAGAGATCCGCGACGTCAGTCGCGCTCCGCCGTACCTCTCAGAGTTGGTCGAGAAGGCCGTCGCCGAGACTGGTTAATCTCGTGAAATGAGTTCCGGGCCAATAGATCTGCCCGCAATCTCCGCAGCGGACGAAGTCGTCGTAATGGCGGCGGGTCAACGGCTCAAGGCGGTCGGACACCTCATCCTTCGTCACCGCGGCCAACACCCCGTTGCACCGTAGGCACCGGGAGAACGGCGCCACCCGCCGTCTCAGGTCCAGCCGCCGGATGACCTCCAGCGTCTGTTCCTCCGGCTGCTCGGAGTGGACGAACAAGCCATGCGTGATCGCCCGACGCTTCAACAGGTCGCGGTCGCGGGTCAGCAAGATCCGCTGCTGCTCCAGGCTGATATCGGCCAACGTTTGATCGTCGGCGTCATTCGACCACCAGACGTCGAACCCGAGTACCCGGAGCAGCCGCGCCAGGGGACCAAGTTTGACGTCGATCACGAACCGCGGATCACGCAGTGGCTCGGGCCGTAGCCGAGTCGTCGTCTCGATATCGAGCGCCTCGAACATCGGGTACACCGCAATGCGCTCCCCGGCCGCCGGTCGGTGCCCGAAGCCCACCGGTTCCCCGTTCACCAGGATCAGGTCGATCTCGGTGCGCGGAATGCCCATGGCCTCCAGGACATCCTTGACGGTCTGATGGCTCTGACAGGGACGGCGCACGGTCCGGCCGCGCGAGCCGGCCTCCAAGAAGTCGATGAGCTCGGCGTATGCCCTGACCGTCACGAAACCGGTCATATCGCCATGGTTGCGCGCACGGCCGCCGGCTGCAATCCGCCGTACCTGGCGGGCCGAGCGTCAACACGCGCCGTGACAAGACACCCCGTGTGTTGAAGTCACCGGCAGAATCGCGGTGTGGCCGAGTTAGTCATAGCCCTCAACCCCGATGAAAGCTCCCGGCTGCGCTACCTGCTGCGGA encodes:
- the arr gene encoding NAD(+)--rifampin ADP-ribosyltransferase, translating into MGEIVTSTPKPFEVHESGALLHGTKADLAVGDRLVPGRESNYEAGRIMNHVYVTRTLDAAVWGAEMAVGEGRGRIYIVEPEGALEDDPNVTDKKLPGNPTRSYRTREPVRIVGEITDWVGHSPEQLQGMRDTLADLRRRGLDVIYD
- a CDS encoding Mut7-C ubiquitin/RNAse domain-containing protein, coding for MTGFVTVRAYAELIDFLEAGSRGRTVRRPCQSHQTVKDVLEAMGIPRTEIDLILVNGEPVGFGHRPAAGERIAVYPMFEALDIETTTRLRPEPLRDPRFVIDVKLGPLARLLRVLGFDVWWSNDADDQTLADISLEQQRILLTRDRDLLKRRAITHGLFVHSEQPEEQTLEVIRRLDLRRRVAPFSRCLRCNGVLAAVTKDEVSDRLEPLTRRHYDDFVRCGDCGQIYWPGTHFTRLTSLGDGLLDQL